In the genome of Thermoplasma sp. Kam2015, the window GTGCCGCTAAGAATCAGACAATATCTTCTCAAGAAAAGTCCATTCTATTATCATCTTCATATAGTTAAAAAAGAATTGGCCTCGGCATAATTTAAAATAGAATTTCCTCTATTTATGATAATGCTTCTACGCCATATCATTGTCCTGCGGAATAGACTGCCTGCCTTGGATCCATACGTTCATTATCAACGTATCTAGTTTTATGTCTTCCATGCGAGCGGTCTTCCCACCTACCGAATAAACTCTCTCATTGTCCTTTATGAAGAAGGTATGTTTGAATCCAGGAACAAGATCGATTCCCGTTATGTTACCCTCTATTTTCACTGGTCCGGTGGCGCTGTATCCGCTAACCTCTGCTGAGATGTTGTATGACCTCTTTAGAAACGAGTTTATTGCTTCACAGCTCAGCCAGGCGGTTGAAAATTTCATATCCCGCCTCACAGGAAAGTCGTGAAATGTATCTGAAGGGCCCCATATAGTATGATAGTAATAGTAATTCAGTATGTGAATCAGCTCGTTTTCATCAAAATAAAGTGCATATCCCTCGGAATCCTCAGTGCTTTCAACATTTATTATCCCGTGCTTTCTATCCGCTATCATCACCTGTGATGCAGCTCCTCTCCTTATTCTAATGACAATATCATCCGGCAGCGTTCTAAGGAAGTCGATTTCAGCATCGGGAAAGGCGACAATGACAACGGTCACCCCTTTCTTCGCAGCCTCGATAAAATATTTCTTAAGGTATCTCAGATTCTCATAATTAAGTGAAGCTATTATTTCATTCTCAGCCTCTGAGATAACATCTTTCATCTTTTCTCTTATTTGAAAATTATTTTTTATCATCCAGAGATAGGGATTGTTCCCCTTGAATTTTTTCTGCTGTTCTATATAACTTTCAATCCTCTTTTTGTAATCCCTTATTTCTATGAGCTTTCGATCTATGAAATTATCGATGGGTACAGCCCTGTAGACCTTCTTCTTTCCAGGGCTGACTTCTACAGCACCCTTTGATTCTAAGCTTTCGAATATATCATATACTCTGGGCTGTGGCACCTTAGATAATTTCGCAGTCTCCGTTGCGCTGTTAGGGCCATATATCAGCAAAGTCTTGTAAACCTTTATCTCATATGGAGTCAGCCCAAGTTTTGACAGATATGAAAATGCATCTTCCTCTTCATCCATGAATGCATATTATATCTACAAATTAATATTTTTTTATTCACCAAGTATCATTTTTGCAGCTTTGATTGGTACAACACAGATCATCCTCGTATCTTCCTCTGCGTCCATACCATGTTCCACGTTCGGCGGTATGAAAATGAAATCATCAGCCTTTGCGACGTACATAGAGTCGCCGAGGGTCACTCTCACCTTTCCAGAAATGATGTATATCTCATGCTCGTAATCATGATGGTGATGAGGCGTGGATTTACCCTTTTCCACAGTTATCAGTCTCATGGAATAATTCTCAGCGCCATCCCTGTGCGTGATCAGCCATCTTATTGATGCACCGCCATCCATAAGTTGCCCTTCAACATCGGTTGAATGGTGCACAAAACCAGAACTCTTTATAGCTTTCTCCATATAATATGATCAAGCATCATTATATATAGATTGTCCAGCACAATCATAAATTAAGGCTATATATACGTTGAATATGGTAACACGTGGATAGAATAACTGTCGAAAACCCCGGCCAGAGATACATATCAAACTTCATCATTTACGATGCTCTCGGAGAGCCAGAAATAGACATCAACAAATGGAGGCTTTGCATTGATGGCCTTGTCAGATCGAAAAAATGCTACAGCTTTGATGAACTTGAAAAGATGCCGCATATAAAATATACTGCTGATTTCAACTGTGTCACGAAGTGGTCCATAAAGGACGTAGTCTGGGAGGGCCCTTCACTTTCACACCTGATTATGGACAGTATACCTGATCAGAAGGCAAAATGGGTTATGTTCTGGTCAGCTGATGGATATTCAACACCAGTCCCTATTGAATACGCCCTCTCCGAAAGATCTCTGATAGCCATAAGGATGAACGGTTCCTATTTAAAAAAGGAAAATGGCTATCCGGCGAGGCCGTTCATTCCGGATCTCTATGGTTGGAAAAGCGCCAAATGGCTCATTTTGATAGAATTGATAGAAGATTACAGAGATGGATACTGGGAGCAGTATGGATATCATGAGGTTGGAAGGGTAGAAGCTGAGGAAAGGTTCAAAGGATTCTCATGGAAAAGCATGAGGCGGAATTCAAGGAGATCCGAATGATCTTTCTTCTCCAAATTTTATGAGATAGATTGAGATCAAAATTGCCACCACCATCATAGCAGACGAGATCAGAAATACCAGATGAATGCTTTTCGTTTCGTCGTAAATTATATTTCCGGCTATTGGGCCAGCTGAAAGTGCTAGGCTGTTTGCTATGGTGTAATATGATGTCCTCCTGACTCTGTTCTCTCCTGACGATCTGCTCACGGCCATATTGAATGATATCAGTGAATAAATGGAAAAAGGTGCAGATAGAAATACAACGGTAAGTATGACCAATGTCTGCGTTCGGATGAAATACAGGACGGCAAAGAGAGTTGATAGGAATAGAAGCGTTATTGCCATAGAAGATGCATATCCTGTGCGCGTGGCCATGATCTTCCCAACTCTCTGAGACCCTATATAAACTATCCCACTTGCTATCAGGACAACCGTGTAGAATGTTGATCCTATATCGAGATAAGGCCTTCCAAGCAGATAGAGTGCGATGTATGGCTGGGAAAAATAATAGGCGAACCCGATTACTGATAGAAGTGCTATTATGAGAAGGAACTCAATTTCGGTGGAATTTTTAGATGCAGTCTTGTAAACATCCCCGACCTTTGCCCCAGGAATATTCCTCATGATGTTTATTGAAAGGGCAGAGAATATGAAGGACACAAGAAATATGATGAAATAGTCGGTCTTATAGCCATTGACAAGGAGGAATACCGATATCGCAATAAGATAGCCAACTATTCCGAAACCCTTCATGACCATATTCCGCGTTGAAAAATAATTATCCCTTTTACCTTCACCTATCAGGCCTGGTATCCAGAGCATCCATGTCGTTCCAGAAAGGGAGGAAAAGAAACTCCTCATTATTAGCAGCCCAAGAAGCATATAGAGAAAGTACCGTGTATGAATGAAGATGAGAATGGCTATGAAGAGCCATGGAATTCTATCAAGGAATGTGGTGAAGATCGTCACAGTTTTCAGGTCATCTATTTTTCTCAGAATTCTATAGGCAGCTATCTGAGAGAATGGTACCGCTATAACCGGAAGCCCAGTTATGAAACCAATTGGTGCTGATGAACCAAGCATCAGTATGGCCAAAGGTACAATATAAGGAGAGGTGATTGAGCTGTATATGGACCACAAGGCTCCATCTCCGATAGATAGATCCATAACCCTCTGCTCAGCGCTTCCATAGCCGAGAAGGTAGCGGCGGAGGAAGTGCCCTCTCTTAATATGTACTACCATCACCGATGGTATCATGGGCAGAATATAAAACATTATGAGATCATTGATCATCATTATATTCCAGTAAGTGGTATATTCTGAGATGATCAGCACAGCTGTCAAAGGATCTGATCCTTTCTTTAGGGTACTTGAGATTGAGGCATCAGGTATAAAAGCAAAGACTCTCTACGTCGAGGGTACATTCAACTGCAACGGAGAGGGGAGCATCGTATTGGATCAGGATGCGGGAAGGGTGAACAGAATTGAGGGAATAATTCCGGGCAGATACGAATTCAGAATCGCGATAGATCAGTATCGCTACTTTAGATGCGCTGGGGCAAAATCCGGCAAGTTTCATATATCTATATGGTTGAATTCGGCATACCATAATCCTGAGTTTTCACAGTTCGCCTCCATATTGGATGGAAGGATAATGGACATCAGGGTTGCTGTACCGCGATCTGCGGTCTCGATCGATATTCTCACCGAATCCAGCATCAAGAAGATATTCGCAAGGCGATCATCGCAGGACACATTTGATGTGGTGGAATTTGTCATGGCCGGTGTTGCGGGTTACGCCTTTGTGATAGATGGAGTAAGATATCCAGAAGAGGGGTTTTTCCATGCCTCTTCAAGAGTGAACTCTGATGGAAGGACAAAGATAATGTACCACATATTCCCAGATCGCTTCTACCGATCAGGGCCAGGGGTTCCGGGGCTATCCAGGTGGGGAATCA includes:
- a CDS encoding TrmB family transcriptional regulator, with product MDEEEDAFSYLSKLGLTPYEIKVYKTLLIYGPNSATETAKLSKVPQPRVYDIFESLESKGAVEVSPGKKKVYRAVPIDNFIDRKLIEIRDYKKRIESYIEQQKKFKGNNPYLWMIKNNFQIREKMKDVISEAENEIIASLNYENLRYLKKYFIEAAKKGVTVVIVAFPDAEIDFLRTLPDDIVIRIRRGAASQVMIADRKHGIINVESTEDSEGYALYFDENELIHILNYYYYHTIWGPSDTFHDFPVRRDMKFSTAWLSCEAINSFLKRSYNISAEVSGYSATGPVKIEGNITGIDLVPGFKHTFFIKDNERVYSVGGKTARMEDIKLDTLIMNVWIQGRQSIPQDNDMA
- a CDS encoding cupin domain-containing protein, producing MEKAIKSSGFVHHSTDVEGQLMDGGASIRWLITHRDGAENYSMRLITVEKGKSTPHHHHDYEHEIYIISGKVRVTLGDSMYVAKADDFIFIPPNVEHGMDAEEDTRMICVVPIKAAKMILGE
- a CDS encoding sulfite oxidase-like oxidoreductase; this translates as MDRITVENPGQRYISNFIIYDALGEPEIDINKWRLCIDGLVRSKKCYSFDELEKMPHIKYTADFNCVTKWSIKDVVWEGPSLSHLIMDSIPDQKAKWVMFWSADGYSTPVPIEYALSERSLIAIRMNGSYLKKENGYPARPFIPDLYGWKSAKWLILIELIEDYRDGYWEQYGYHEVGRVEAEERFKGFSWKSMRRNSRRSE
- a CDS encoding MFS transporter, with the protein product MVVHIKRGHFLRRYLLGYGSAEQRVMDLSIGDGALWSIYSSITSPYIVPLAILMLGSSAPIGFITGLPVIAVPFSQIAAYRILRKIDDLKTVTIFTTFLDRIPWLFIAILIFIHTRYFLYMLLGLLIMRSFFSSLSGTTWMLWIPGLIGEGKRDNYFSTRNMVMKGFGIVGYLIAISVFLLVNGYKTDYFIIFLVSFIFSALSINIMRNIPGAKVGDVYKTASKNSTEIEFLLIIALLSVIGFAYYFSQPYIALYLLGRPYLDIGSTFYTVVLIASGIVYIGSQRVGKIMATRTGYASSMAITLLFLSTLFAVLYFIRTQTLVILTVVFLSAPFSIYSLISFNMAVSRSSGENRVRRTSYYTIANSLALSAGPIAGNIIYDETKSIHLVFLISSAMMVVAILISIYLIKFGEERSFGSP